One Syntrophales bacterium DNA window includes the following coding sequences:
- a CDS encoding phage terminase large subunit family protein, whose translation MTGRWRNDVTPYLVGPMDTICEPSVRRIILMFAPQTGKTQVAFNFLCHMIDQDPGPAMYVGPDEKVTKRIARRRIIPTFRGTPRIAELLGDDVSDTTTLAVNFTNGMDFMMAWATSAAELSSESIKYLLRDEIDKFPDFSGKEADPLALSEIRTNAYPYTKKIIDLSTPADESGYIGRAIEQDADELRRYHAVCPLCGAPQVMHFGQFSWPGSCRDLREIVRRRLAEYQCETCGMFWDDHKRDLAVAKGFWQADAPVERPQVVAFHLPSYYSPFVSLSSVVAAYLRGLDDPGKLMVFVTQHKAEVWKEAVISKKENAVLAYQTKLPSGVVPNGAIALTVGIDVQKNGFWFVVRAWADDLSSWLVQYGYMTTFADIETLLYRTRYPIEGRPDETMGIWHAGMDTGGGPTDDNVWTKTEEVYQWIRRQPPGRVYGIKGSSHRQIGRIRVTQIDKLPRFNKPIPGGLELRLLDTDQFKKLIHWRMDRKEGETQRFLLHAETGIDYARQLLAEELVKDRRGKVHWKQIRRENHLLDCEVIAAACADSEWLPSLKMLATYMKTQKEQA comes from the coding sequence ATGACCGGCCGGTGGCGAAACGATGTTACCCCCTACCTGGTAGGCCCGATGGACACGATCTGCGAGCCGTCCGTTCGCCGGATCATCCTTATGTTCGCACCGCAGACCGGCAAGACGCAGGTCGCCTTCAATTTTCTGTGCCACATGATCGACCAGGACCCCGGCCCGGCGATGTATGTCGGTCCCGATGAAAAGGTGACAAAGCGGATCGCCAGGCGGCGGATTATCCCGACGTTCAGGGGGACGCCGCGAATCGCCGAGTTGCTGGGCGACGACGTCTCCGACACGACGACCCTTGCCGTCAATTTCACGAACGGCATGGATTTCATGATGGCCTGGGCAACATCCGCGGCGGAACTGTCTTCCGAATCGATCAAGTATCTGCTCCGCGACGAGATCGACAAGTTTCCCGATTTCTCCGGCAAGGAGGCCGACCCGCTGGCCCTCTCCGAGATCAGAACGAACGCATATCCATACACAAAGAAGATCATCGACCTGTCCACGCCGGCGGACGAGTCCGGATACATCGGCCGCGCCATAGAGCAGGACGCCGACGAGCTGCGCCGCTACCATGCGGTTTGCCCCCTCTGCGGCGCCCCCCAGGTAATGCATTTCGGGCAGTTTTCATGGCCAGGGAGCTGCCGCGATCTCCGCGAGATCGTTCGCCGACGCCTGGCCGAGTATCAATGCGAGACCTGCGGAATGTTCTGGGACGATCACAAGCGCGATCTTGCCGTCGCCAAAGGGTTCTGGCAGGCGGATGCGCCCGTCGAGCGCCCGCAGGTTGTCGCCTTTCACCTGCCGTCTTATTATTCGCCGTTCGTGTCGCTCTCCTCGGTCGTGGCCGCCTATCTGCGCGGGCTCGACGATCCCGGTAAATTGATGGTTTTCGTCACCCAGCACAAGGCGGAGGTCTGGAAGGAGGCGGTGATCTCCAAGAAGGAAAACGCCGTCCTCGCCTACCAGACGAAACTCCCCTCCGGCGTGGTACCCAACGGGGCGATCGCCCTCACCGTCGGTATCGATGTCCAGAAAAACGGCTTCTGGTTCGTCGTGCGCGCCTGGGCCGACGATCTTTCTTCATGGCTGGTTCAGTACGGATACATGACGACATTCGCCGATATCGAGACGCTCCTCTACCGGACACGCTATCCGATCGAGGGGCGGCCCGACGAAACGATGGGTATCTGGCACGCGGGGATGGATACCGGCGGCGGTCCGACCGACGACAATGTCTGGACCAAGACGGAGGAGGTGTATCAATGGATCCGCCGCCAGCCGCCCGGCCGGGTGTACGGGATAAAGGGATCGTCGCACCGGCAGATCGGCCGCATCCGCGTCACGCAGATCGACAAACTGCCCCGGTTCAACAAGCCCATCCCGGGAGGGCTCGAACTGCGCCTTCTGGATACCGATCAATTCAAAAAGCTTATTCACTGGCGGATGGACCGCAAGGAGGGGGAGACGCAACGCTTTCTGCTGCACGCCGAAACCGGCATCGATTACGCCCGGCAGCTTCTGGCCGAGGAGCTGGTAAAGGACCGCCGCGGCAAGGTTCACTGGAAGCAGATCCGCCGGGAGAATCATCTCCTCGATTGCGAGGTGATCGCCGCCGCGTGCGCGGACAGCGAATGGCTGCCGAGCCTCAAGATGCTGGCGACTTATATGAAGACGCAAAAAGAGCAGGCGTAG